The segment GTGGCAACAAATGATCATACAACACTGTCGCTTACTGCTGGTAAAAAAGCAGTGTTGCTAAATGGCAAAGAGGTACAGCTTCAACAAGCACCACAAATTATCAATGGTCGTATGTATGTGAATTTGCGCTTTATTGCTGAAGCTCTTGGTGGAACGGTGCAGTTCGATCAAAAGCAGCGAGGAATCTCCATTGAATTTCACGATATCGAAAGCTTAACAGCCATTTGGGCACATGCCTTAAAAACAAGGGATGGTATGCCGCGCTATCAGATGATGTCAGACAAGGCTAAGGAACGATTTATGCAGGAGCAACTCCATGTAAATGGGGAAGAAGGCAAGTTTGTAATTGGTGTATCAAGCCCATGGGTTGTTGCGTTTGATTTTACGATCGATGATATGACCGCAACGATTACATATAAAACGACAACAAGTGAGCCTGCATTTTATCAAACAAAGGAAATCTTAACATTTATCGAGGAAAATGGTCAGCTAGTGGTCGATGACTATCAAACCATTTTTGAGGATCAGCCGATCAATTAGGGCATACTATAGTATGCTAAGAATAAGAGGCTGTCTGGAGAGATAACTCTTTCCAGGCAGCCTCCTTTCTTGCTATAGAGAAGAAAGGAGGTTGCCTATGCACAACAGAAAACGTGCCTTGCTGCTAGTCATTGTACTTCTTATTGCAGCTTGTCTATTATTGATTGGTATAAGGATGCAACCAGCAAAAGAGTCAGCGCCGCCTCCCGTTGAAGAGGATACGCCGAATCATCAGGCATTGATTCAGGAGGTTGCAAGCTTGGCGAAGGAAGGGAAAGTGCCAGCAGTGCCATTTGTAGTGGGCGAGGCACAGAAAAAAGCCGTTTATCAGCAATGGGGAGAGCCTCAGCAAGTAGCACAAGCAGCAGGTGGCGAGTATGAGGAGTATGTCGATCAGCAGGTCACAATTGGCTATCAAGGAACACGTGCCTTTGATATTCGCTCCTTTCAAGCCGATATACAAGCCATTGATCTAGCAGCAATTCAGCAAACAATGGGTGAGCCTGATGAAGTCCGCTTTTATCAGGATGATACAGCAGATCAAATCATTTTAGTTTATCAGGTAACGGACATATACCAGCTAAAATGGATTTTGCCAAAGCCAACAGATGCCAATGCAAATCCTGTTGTCCATCATATTTCTGTTTATACAGCATTAGAGGAGGATATTGTGGAGCAGATGAGCTTAGATGAAAAAGTTGGTCAAATGCTATTTGCAGGTGTGTCAGGTACAGCACTTCAGCAGGACACAATAAACCTGATTCATCAGTTGAAAGTGGGCGGGCTTATTTTCTATGCCAATAATCTAGCAACGCCTGAGCAAACAGTAGCACTAATCAATGCTATAAAGACTGAAAATGCCTCTAATCGTTTC is part of the Lysinibacillus sp. FSL K6-0232 genome and harbors:
- a CDS encoding copper amine oxidase N-terminal domain-containing protein; translated protein: MKRSAYLLSSILCSSLLFTTVQADAATTDRPTISINGAQQALQGIITPSGHTLVPFKEFFAVLNMKVTFNNDTKTVVATNDHTTLSLTAGKKAVLLNGKEVQLQQAPQIINGRMYVNLRFIAEALGGTVQFDQKQRGISIEFHDIESLTAIWAHALKTRDGMPRYQMMSDKAKERFMQEQLHVNGEEGKFVIGVSSPWVVAFDFTIDDMTATITYKTTTSEPAFYQTKEILTFIEENGQLVVDDYQTIFEDQPIN